The following nucleotide sequence is from Deinococcus aerius.
GCACGGGGCGCAGCGCCATCCTCCGGGCCACCGCCTACAACAGCATGCCGGGGCAGACTGACTCCACGCCCTTCATCACGGCGACGGGCACCCGCACCCGTCCCGGCGTGGTGGCCCTGAGCCGCGACATGCTGCGGATGTTCCCGTACGGTACCCGCATCACCATCCAGGATCTCAGCGGGCGGTCGGGCGGCCTGTTCAACGGCCGGGTCTTCATCGTCGAGGACACCATGGCCGCCTACAAGACGGGCAGCATCGACATCTGGATGTCCTCCTACGGCGACGCCATCCGGTTCGGTGCCCGCCAGGTCCGCATCACCGCGCTCCGCTGAACCGCCTTCCTGTCCGCGTGGGCTGATCCTGGAGATCGCCCGCGCGGTTTTTGGCCTCGTCCCCGCGCGGCGCGTTGTCTGGGCCCAGCCTCGTTCATGACAAGGAGCGGCGTCACCGTGAGTGTGGCGAAGGGTCCCTGGCCGCCGGGCCGGAATGGCCTCGCCTCTGGCTCAGCCTGACCGTCTCTTTCGGACCACGCGAAACTGACCTCTGCTGGCCGCCTGAAAGGAACTCCCCCCGTCCGGTGCCGCGGGTCCGGGCCGGGGGCGGCGCACCCCGTTCCTGCTCCTCTGGTATCCTCCGCAGACGTGCCCCGCCCTGTCCCCGACCTCGCCTGGATGCTGGCCCGCGCGCACCTGGCCCGGAGGCGGACCCAGAACCTCCTGACCGTCCTGGGGATCGCGGTGGGCGTGATGGTCCTGATCGCCGCGCTGAGCCTGACGAACGGCTTCACCCGCGCCCTGGTGGACGCGACCCTCCGCGCCAGCCCGCACCTGAGCCTGACGGCCTTCACCCCCTCGCCGCGCGACCCCGGGCTGGAGACCGAGATGCGCGCCGACCCCCGGGTGAGCGCCTTCGTGCCCTTCCTGGGCGACAAGGGGCTGCTGACCCGGCCAGCGTCGGCGGGGCGGGCGGCGGGGGTGGACTTCACCACCCTGTTCGGGGTGACGCCCGCCGCCGCGGAGGTCCTGCGCCTCAATCCCCAGGAGGGCACGCTGCTGCGCACGCTCGGGCCCAATGAGGTGCTCCTGGGCGCCGCCCTGGCCCGCAGCGTCGGGGCCTTCACGGGCGACGAGGTGCGGCTGCTCAATTCGGCCCAGCGCCGGGCCACCCTGCGGGTGAAGGGGGTCTTCAGCACGGGCAACTACCTGATCGACTCCGGGTACGCCTTTACCAGCCTGGGGACCCTTCAGGCCCTCCAGGGGACGGCGAACATCAGCGGCTACCAGCTCCGGCTGCGCGACCCGGACAGCGCCCCGGCGGTGGGCGACGCCCTCACGCGCACCCGGCCCTACACTTCCGTCCCCTGGCAGAGCCTGTACGGCACGCTGCTCGACCAGCTCGCCCTGCAAAAGCGGGTGATCGCCTTCGTGGTGTTCCTGATCGTGATCGTGGCGGCCTTCGGGATCGCCAACGTGCTGACCCTCGCCGTGTTCGAGAAGACGCAGGAGATCGCCATCCTGCGGGCGGTGGGCGCCACGCGCGGGCTCATCACCCGCACCTTCCTGATCGAGGGGGCGCTGCTGGGGCTGGGCGGCCTGCTGCTGGGGAACCTGCTGGGCCTGGGCATCAGCGCGTACTTCACCGTGCGGCCCTTTCAGCTTCCGGGCGACCTGTACTTCATCACGGCGCTGCCGGTCGAGGTGCGCGCGGGCGACCTGCTGTGGGTGAACGCGGTGGGCCTGGGGACGACCCTGCTCGCGGCCCTGATCCCGGCCCGCCGTGCGGCGGGTGTGGAACCGGCGCGCATCATCCGCTGACGCCGCCCTGAACCCCGGGCACGCCTGACCCCAAGAGAATGTGAAAAACTTCGTGTCAGACGGTCATCACCTTCCTGACGGTGGCCTGAAGCACCATTAACATTCACCCCCGGGGGGCTCATGGCCCGTCAAGTTGCCCCCCGTAACCTCTTCCTCGGAGGTACCACATGAAGAAGCTTCTGATGATCCCGGCCGCGATGCTGCTCGGCACCGCCGCCGCCGCCCCCAAGATCAGCGCCCAGAGCATCATCGTGAACCCCGTCCAGCCCGACCTGGCCGTGAGCGTTCGCGTGGACAAGGACCCCAGCGGCAACGCCACGCCCACCTACCGCACGGGCGAGAACATCCGCATCAGCACGACCGTCAACCGCGACGCCTACGTGTACCTGTTCAACGTGGACGCCAACGGGGAAGTGACCCAGATCCTCCCCAACCGTCTGAACGGCAGCAACTTCGTGAAGGCGAACACCACGGCCGTCTTCCCCGCCCCCGGCGCCAACTTCACCTTCACGGTGGGCGAGGACGTGGGCCTGAACAAGGTCCTCGCGCTCGCCAGCCTGACCGAGCTGAACCTCGACCAGATCAGCTCCTTCAAGACCCAGCAGGACCAGTTCGCCACCGTGAAGGCCAAGGGCCAGCAGCAGCTCGCCCAGGCGCTGAGCATCGTGGTGAACCCCATTCCCCAGAACAGTTGGGTGAGTGACACCGCCTTCTTCAACGTCGAGGCGCGCACCCCCGTGCAGACGGGCAGCCTGTTCGTGGGCACGAACGTCGCCAACGCGACCGTGATCCTGAACGGCCAGCGCCTGGGCAGCGCGAACACCACCTTCACGAACATCCGCCCCGGCTCCTACCCGGTGCGCGTGCAGGCCCCCGGCTTCCGCGACTACACCACCACCATCACGGTGCGCGCGGGTGCCACCACCAACCTGAACGTCGAGTTCGCGCAGGTCGTCACGCCCGCCCCGGCCCCCGTGGTCAGCAACCAGTTCACCCTGTCCATCCGCAGCAGCGTGAACGGCGCCCGCGTGTTTGTGGACGGCCAGGAGGTCGGCACGATTCGCAACGGCGGCCTGACCGTCGAGGTGGACCGCGGCGCGACCGAGGTTGTGCTGATCGCCCCCGGCTACCAGACCTTCGTGGGCCGCTACAACGTGACCCGCGACGCCCAGATCACCATCACCCCCACCCGCTAAGCTCCAGATCAGGCCACAGCACCCCTGCCCGGGCGGCGGGGGTGTTTGCTGTGGTCCGCCGTGGGAGCCCCGGAGGGCTGCTGACAGAGGGCCGGGGCGAGGGGGCCTGCGAACCGCTTGAACACCCGCGAGATCGCTCGCCGTCCTGCTCAACCGCGGCCCGCTCACTCCCCCCGGCAAGCAGCTCTGCGTGTCAAGGGGGAGGGGCCAGCGAGCAGGAGCTCCCGTTCTGGAACGGCTCTTCGGGGCTGACGCTCGGGAGCCCCGCTTTTCGAGCTACGGCCCGTGCTGGAGTAGGTCGTGCAGCACGCGCGCCGTCATGCCCCAGATGTCGTGGCCGCGCCAGGGATAGCGGTAGAGCGGGACCTGCTCGCCGTTCGGCAGGGTGCGGAGCTCGCGGACGACGCTCAGGGCCCGCAGTTCACCCAGCGTGGGCATGATGATCTGCGCGACCTCGGCAGTCAGGGTCAGGCGCGGCTCGGCGGGCACGCGGGCCAGGACCGGCGTGACATGGAAGCCGACCGGGGTGAACACGTCGTCGAGTTCGCCGAGTACCGTGACCGTGCGGGGGTCGAGGCCCACCTCCTCCTCGGCCTCGCGCAGGGCGCCCTGTACGGGCGTCTCGTGCGGGTCGAGGCTGCCGCCGGGAAAACTGATCTGGCCCCGGTGGGTGGGCAACTCCGCCGAGCGCACGGTGAGGAGGACCCGGGGGTCACGCTCGCGGGTCAGCGCGACGAGCACGGCGGCGCGGCGGTACTCGGGCAGGTGCAGCGGCGTGCGCGACCGGCCCCCCACCCACACCGCCCAGGGGTCGTCCAGGGCGGCGTCGAGCGGGTCGGGTTCGCTCCCCGGGGTCGTCACGCGCCCACTTCCGGGTCGGGTAGGGCGGCGAGGACGGCGTGGGTGTGTTCCCGCAACGCCACCTCCGGGTCCACGCCCAGGGACCGTGCCCAGGCGACGACGGCCGAAAGCACCTCTGCCACCCCCCGTGCCGTGTCGGGAGCACCGCGTAGCGCGGCCTCCACCCCCTCCCGGCCCGTCTTTTCACTCCCGGCGAGCTTCTGCGCCTGGGTCTCGCGGGCGAGTGCCCCCAGCGCGGAGGGCACCCGGTCGGCGGCGCGGCGCGGGCGGCCCCCCCGCTCGGCAGTCTTGATCGCCTCCCAGTTCGTCACCACCTCGTCGGCGCCGGACACCCGCACCGTGCCGAACACGTGGGGGTGGCGCCGCACCAGTTTCTCGACGATGCCGCGCTCCACATCGGTGTAGCCGAAGGAGCCCGCCTCCTCGGCGATCACCGAGTGGAAGGCGACTTGCAGCAGCACGTCCCCGAGTTCGCCCGCCAGGGCGGTGGGGCTTTCACCGACGGCGTCCACGGCCTCGGCCGCTTCTTCGAGCAGGTAGGGGCGCAGCGACTCGTGCGTCTGCTCGCGGTCCCAGGGGCAGCCGTCGGGCGCCCGCAGGCGGCGCAGCGTCTCAAGCAGGTCTTGCATTCGCTCATGCTAATCGCCGGGGTGAGAAAGTCCGTGTCTAGGCCGGGATTTGCTGGGAACACCTGCTGGGCGGAAAGAGTCGAGTCCCCAGCCAGAGGTCCGGCGGGCCGCTCACCCCCGCTTCACCGTTCGTCAGGCAGCGTGTGTTGAACTGTGCCCTATGCACAGAATCCCAGCCGCTTCCCTCCTGGCCGCGCTGCTCGGCGCCAGCCTCTCGGCGGGGGCGGCGAACACACCGGCCAGTCCACCTCCCGCCTGGACCACAGCCACTCTCGCCACCGCCAGGTACGTCATTCTCGACCCGCGCATCGAGGGGAACCCTAACCTCCTGAACAGCGAGCAGCGGGTGGGCATTCTCGCGGCCATGCGGCGGGACTCGGCGGGGGCAATCAAGCGGCGGTATCCGCGGGCCACCATCGTCGCCGATGCCGGGACCCCCGGCGTGATCCGGGTAACGCCCGTCCTCGTCACCCCGAACGCCCTGGTCCCCTGGGCCAAGCTCACCGCCCGGCTCCAGTTCGACCTGGGGGGGGGCCAGCAGGTCACCCTGGACGATCAGTTCGGCCTCCTGACCCTCTGGCAGCAGCAGGGCCAGGCCGCCAACTACACCTACGACCGGCTCGTTCAGAGGATGCCCTGACCCGAGTTAAGCGCCCCTTCACGCGCCCTGGCCCCCCCGCCGGGGCGTGTTAGCTTCGCCCCATGACCCAGAGTGATTCCCAGGGCAGGAGCGCCTTCGTCACGGGCGCGAGCAAGGGCATCGGCTTCGCGGTGGCGCGGGCGCTGGCGGGCGCCGGGTACGC
It contains:
- a CDS encoding ABC transporter permease; this encodes MLARAHLARRRTQNLLTVLGIAVGVMVLIAALSLTNGFTRALVDATLRASPHLSLTAFTPSPRDPGLETEMRADPRVSAFVPFLGDKGLLTRPASAGRAAGVDFTTLFGVTPAAAEVLRLNPQEGTLLRTLGPNEVLLGAALARSVGAFTGDEVRLLNSAQRRATLRVKGVFSTGNYLIDSGYAFTSLGTLQALQGTANISGYQLRLRDPDSAPAVGDALTRTRPYTSVPWQSLYGTLLDQLALQKRVIAFVVFLIVIVAAFGIANVLTLAVFEKTQEIAILRAVGATRGLITRTFLIEGALLGLGGLLLGNLLGLGISAYFTVRPFQLPGDLYFITALPVEVRAGDLLWVNAVGLGTTLLAALIPARRAAGVEPARIIR
- a CDS encoding DUF4384 domain-containing protein, translated to MKKLLMIPAAMLLGTAAAAPKISAQSIIVNPVQPDLAVSVRVDKDPSGNATPTYRTGENIRISTTVNRDAYVYLFNVDANGEVTQILPNRLNGSNFVKANTTAVFPAPGANFTFTVGEDVGLNKVLALASLTELNLDQISSFKTQQDQFATVKAKGQQQLAQALSIVVNPIPQNSWVSDTAFFNVEARTPVQTGSLFVGTNVANATVILNGQRLGSANTTFTNIRPGSYPVRVQAPGFRDYTTTITVRAGATTNLNVEFAQVVTPAPAPVVSNQFTLSIRSSVNGARVFVDGQEVGTIRNGGLTVEVDRGATEVVLIAPGYQTFVGRYNVTRDAQITITPTR
- a CDS encoding NUDIX hydrolase; the encoded protein is MTTPGSEPDPLDAALDDPWAVWVGGRSRTPLHLPEYRRAAVLVALTRERDPRVLLTVRSAELPTHRGQISFPGGSLDPHETPVQGALREAEEEVGLDPRTVTVLGELDDVFTPVGFHVTPVLARVPAEPRLTLTAEVAQIIMPTLGELRALSVVRELRTLPNGEQVPLYRYPWRGHDIWGMTARVLHDLLQHGP
- a CDS encoding MazG family protein, with amino-acid sequence MQDLLETLRRLRAPDGCPWDREQTHESLRPYLLEEAAEAVDAVGESPTALAGELGDVLLQVAFHSVIAEEAGSFGYTDVERGIVEKLVRRHPHVFGTVRVSGADEVVTNWEAIKTAERGGRPRRAADRVPSALGALARETQAQKLAGSEKTGREGVEAALRGAPDTARGVAEVLSAVVAWARSLGVDPEVALREHTHAVLAALPDPEVGA